A region from the Lonchura striata isolate bLonStr1 chromosome 16, bLonStr1.mat, whole genome shotgun sequence genome encodes:
- the C16H8orf33 gene encoding UPF0488 protein C8orf33 homolog has product MSNEFGDCHLKMDEGQKSMEKGMTPDVVEVQPSKGQASDGVKQSDPMPEAKPELFTSSGSRFQFDFTLSKTDSEADPGDSSAEQVQNYVRATKQENWNGALRFSASGKEPKFAFNFAIPDEDCPDLQLLPASQHTEHTADSSLPAESAALPQAAALRKPEATQETGNTPKEDRSHVLSKITQTETAPADAAMTEKSTGSGAAQKKKKKQKAPVSKNKAEETETSRKAKAEANSCQNTDTSHQDEKISQESEEQLWKEVDWCVNQLELGLKTQKPTRKQAEEALRAIRTLRSDKAPLVKKRQLMRSMFGDYRKKMQEELCRELKLMETAAKSAKIMELKGSIHKKNGQFVRKCLGACRKSHSLGESPSESHRTLNTGLFNFSTPQEFHFNFF; this is encoded by the exons ATGAGCAATGAGTTTGGGGATTGTCATCTCAAGATGGATGAGGGTCAGAAGAGCATGGAGAAAG GCATGACCCCTGATGTTGTGGAAGTACAGCCAAGCAAGGGACAGGCTTCAGATGGTGTGAAACAGTCTGACCCAATGCCTGAGGCAAAGCCAGAGTTGTTCACATCATCTGGCAGCAGATTCCAATTTGATTTTACACTTTCCAAGACTGACTCAGAAGCTGATCCTGGTGACAGTAGTGCTGAGCAGGTACAAAACTATGTCAGAGCCACCAAGCAGGAGAACTGGAATGGTGCCTTGAGGTTTTCTGCCTCTGGAAAAGAACCCAAGTTTGCTTTCAACTTTGCCATCCCAGATGAAGACTGTCCTGATCTTCAGTTACTTCCAGCAAGTCAACATACAGAGCACACAGCAGATTCTTCACTCCCTGCTGaatcagcagctctgccacaggCTGCAGCCTTGCGGAAGCCTGAGGCGACTCAAGAGACAGGGAATACACCCAAAGAGGATAGAAGCCATGTCCTATCAAAGATCACCCAAACAGAGACAGCCCCTGCAGATGCAGCAATGACAGAGAAATCAACAGGAAGTGGGGCtgcccagaaaaaaaagaagaaacaaaaagcaccTGTCagtaaaaacaaagcagaagaaaCTGAGACCAGCAGGAAGGCAAAGGCAGAAGCTAACAGCTGTCAAAATACAGATACTTCCCATCAGGATGAGAAGATCTCTCAG GAGTCAGAAGAGCAGCTGTGGAAGGAGGTGGACTGGTGTGTGAACCAGCTGGAACTTGGCTTGAAGACACAGAAACCCACTCGAAAGCAGG CTGAGGAGGCTCTCAGGGCAATCAGGACATTGCGCAGTGACAAGGCTCCACTGGTGAAGAAGCGTCAGCTCATGAGATCGATGTTTGGAGACTATAGGAAGAAgatgcaggaggagctgtgcagagagctGAAACTTATGGAAACAG CTGCAAAATCTGCCAAGATCATGGAGTTGAAGGGAAGCATCCATAAGAAGAATGGCCAGTTTGTCCGGAAGTGCTTGGGAGCTTGCAGGAAAAGCCACAGTTTGGGAGAATCCCCTTCAGAGTCACACAGGACACTTAACACAGGCTTATTCAATTTCTCAACTCCCCAAGAATTTCACTTTAATTTCTTCTAG